The Mesorhizobium loti genome includes a region encoding these proteins:
- a CDS encoding chloramphenicol phosphotransferase has protein sequence MAGQIIVLNGAPRSGKSSIAKAIQESFDGVWINLGVDVYEHATPARYRPGIGLRPGGERPDLESVVPGLYAALYESIAAHSRLGLNAVADVGHHDAYSKPLDGLVDCARRLAGLPVLLVGVRCPIEIIMERRAASAADKGYVTGSPDDPVPLPVRLWQEEVHRPGVYDLEVDTSLLSPEQCADAIRRRLSSGTEELTALQRLSNPPLL, from the coding sequence ATGGCCGGCCAGATCATCGTCCTGAACGGTGCGCCGCGATCGGGAAAATCAAGCATCGCCAAGGCCATTCAGGAGAGCTTCGATGGCGTCTGGATCAATCTCGGCGTCGACGTTTACGAGCATGCTACGCCGGCACGTTATCGGCCTGGGATAGGATTGCGGCCAGGCGGCGAGCGCCCGGACCTTGAAAGCGTCGTGCCCGGATTATACGCCGCGCTCTACGAATCGATAGCAGCTCATAGCCGACTGGGGTTGAATGCCGTCGCGGATGTCGGCCATCACGACGCCTATTCGAAACCCCTCGACGGCCTCGTCGATTGCGCCCGCCGTCTCGCCGGCCTACCGGTGCTGCTGGTCGGCGTTCGCTGCCCGATCGAAATCATCATGGAGAGGCGTGCGGCCAGCGCGGCGGACAAGGGATATGTGACCGGCTCGCCCGACGATCCTGTGCCATTGCCCGTGCGTCTGTGGCAGGAAGAGGTGCACCGGCCAGGCGTGTATGATTTGGAAGTCGACACCTCGCTTCTGAGCCCAGAGCAATGCGCGGATGCGATCCGGCGGCGGCTTTCTTCCGGGACAGAGGAGCTGACAGCGCTTCAAAGGCTTTCGAACCCGCCCTTGTTGTAG